A region of the Pseudonocardia cypriaca genome:
GTGGCACGGAACCCGGAGCCGTCGTGAACCGGCAGCCCCGGCCCGCCGTGTCGTTCTTGGAGCCTGCCCTCGTCGTCGCGGGCGCCGCGTACGCCGCCGGCTCCTCCCCATCGGCGACGCGAACCGCACGACCCGGGACACCACCACGCTCGCCGTCACCGTCTGGATCGGAGCCCGACGTTGCCCGACGCCCCGCTCATCGCCACCCCGCAGGCCTACCCGCTCCTCTGCATCAACGAGCTCGACATGTGCTACTTCGTGGTCGGATGGACCGCCACGGGTACGCCTGTCGGGGTCCCCGAGTCCGCGCTCGCGGCCATGGGTCACACCACCTCCGACGCCAAGGAGATCAAGGGCGGCGGCAAGCTCACCTACGAGATGCCCAGGATGAACGTCTCCACGGCGGAACTCTGACCACCACGGGCGGGCCGGTGCGGTGCTGGAGGAGCACCCCGCCGTCCTGCCGCGGTCAGTACGCCCCGGCGGCGCCGTTGCGCCGCGGGTCGGCGCACGACCGCAGCACCCCCGCGCCGGCGTCCACGGTGACGGCCTCGAAGTTGCCGGTCAACGAGTGCCACGGCCCGAGGTCCTTCAGCCACCGGCCGCGCTCGGTGCAACGCTTGCGGAACTCCCGCTCGACGGCCGGTGCGAACCCGTGCTCGAGGGTCACCCCGGGCAGCCAGCCCGCCGCCGGCTCGTGCGGCCGCACCCCGAACCGCGGCAGCGCCACGACCTGCTCGATGGGCAGGCCGAAGTCCAGCAGGTGGACGAGGTTCTGCAGCACGCAAGCGACCAGGGATACCGACGGCGAACCGGACGCCACGACCGGCACCCCGTCGCGCAGCACGATGTTCGGCGCGAGGTACACCGTGGCCCGCTCCCCCGGCCACGGCATGCCACGCTGGAAGAACGACCCGCCGCCGGAGAGCTGGAAGCCCTCGGCGAACAGGCCGTTCACCCACGGCGAGGCCATGTGCGAGTGCGTGAGCGAAGCGATGTTGCGGTGCTCGTCGACGACCGTGACGTGGATCGTGCCCGGCGTGGGCACCGCGGCCGGCCCGGGTGGGGTGCCCAGCCGTGCCACCCGCCTCGCGGCGTGCTCCTTCGACAACAGCGCCTCGACGTCCGTCGAGGCGGTGCGCGGCGGCGCGTAGTACACCTCGTTGTGCACGGCCACCAGGAGGTCGAGCGTCTCCACGGACTCGTGCGCGGGGCCCCACGCCGGGAGGTCGAACAGCTCCAGCAGGTTCAGCGCCTCGATGAGCTGGCCGCCGCCGTCGTCGGGTGGGGCGGCGGCGAGGATCTCCGCTCCGCGGTAGGTGCCGCGCAGCGGCGCGGACCACATCGCCCGGTACTCCTCGAAGTCGGCCGGGGTGATCACCCCGCCGCCGCGTCCGC
Encoded here:
- a CDS encoding gamma-glutamyltransferase, encoding MDRQTAAELARHARYGPKAPVAGERGAVVTSHPLATRAGLDVLREGGTAGDAALAAAATQLVVEPHMTAPTGGLALLYRDGRTGEASYLNGNVAAPLAPLPGFTGADLTTGRGVPVPGWWPAFRAAHERFGALPRARLLQAGIDLARDGFAVNPYLFGEMYARRAELGAHEQSREVFLPSGSLVGPGEILRQERVARTLERLRDDDMDYYLGDFASAFAAECGRGGGVITPADFEEYRAMWSAPLRGTYRGAEILAAAPPDDGGGQLIEALNLLELFDLPAWGPAHESVETLDLLVAVHNEVYYAPPRTASTDVEALLSKEHAARRVARLGTPPGPAAVPTPGTIHVTVVDEHRNIASLTHSHMASPWVNGLFAEGFQLSGGGSFFQRGMPWPGERATVYLAPNIVLRDGVPVVASGSPSVSLVACVLQNLVHLLDFGLPIEQVVALPRFGVRPHEPAAGWLPGVTLEHGFAPAVEREFRKRCTERGRWLKDLGPWHSLTGNFEAVTVDAGAGVLRSCADPRRNGAAGAY